The following is a genomic window from Amycolatopsis cihanbeyliensis.
GTTGCTCGGTACGGGAAACCGAGGCCGCGTCCAGCGAACCCAGCCCGGGGGTGTCGATCACCGTCATGTCCTGCAGCACGGCGTTGGTCAGGTAGGCCTCGACATGTGAGACCTCGTCGATGTTCACCCCCAGTTCGGCGGGGATCGCGCCGTCCGCCGCGAACGGCAGCACCTGCGTGCGGCCGTCGGTGAACACCACCTCGATCCGGTCCACGGTGCCGTACTGGAAGCGGGTGACCAGGCGGGTGCACTCGCCGATGTCGGTGGGCGCCACCCGACGCCCGATCAGGGCGTTGACCAGCGTGGACTTACCGGACTTGATCCGCCCGGCCACGGCGACCTGCAGCGGCGCTCCCAACCTGCGCAGCACCTCGGCGAACCCCGCCGCGGTCCGTGCGGAAACCTGCGGTTGCAGCCGGTGGCACAGGTTGGCCACCGACGTGGAAAGCGGTCCGGCGAGCCGCCCGTGCCCGGTAGCTGTCACCCGGAAATCGTGCCATGGGAGTCATCCCGCGGTCGCACCCAAGGTGCTACCGCCGTGTGACGCGCGGAACACGGCCCGCGGCCTAGGGTTGCCGGGTGCGACGGCTGAGTCTGTGGATGCGGGCGCACCCGATGGTCGGGGACAGCCTGCTGGCTGCGGCGCTGCTGAGCATCGACGTGCTGATCTTCTTCTTCGAGGATCTGCCGATGCCGCCCTGGTACCTCGCGCTGCCGGCGGACGTGCTGGTGGTGCTGCCGCTGGTGGTCCGCCGCCGTCACCCGCTGTGGTCGGCCTACCTGGTGCTGGCGTTCTCGGTGCTGCACAGCGAGCTCCGGCTCGGCCTCGGCGCCGTGTTCTGCGGGGCGATCGCCATCTACACCGCGGTCGTCTACGCGGGACGCAAGCCGGGCGCGCTCTACGTGGTCGTGTTCGTGCTGGCGAACGTGGCTCAGGCAGCCATCGGCCAGGGGACCGACTGGGTACCGAACACGATCACGTCCACGCTCATCTTCGTGCTCTGCTGGGTGCTCGGCGAGTACGTCGGCGCGCGCCGGGCCTATCACGCCGAGCTGGAGGCGAGGTTGCACCTGTTGGAAACCGAGCGCGGGCAGGCGGCCCGGATCGCGGTCGCCGAGGAGCGCGGCCGGATCGCGAGGGAACTGCACGACGTGGTCGCGCACGCGGTCAGCGTGATCGTGGTGCAGGCCGACGGGGCCTCTTACATGATCAGGTCCAACCCCGAGCTGGCCGAACGCGCGGTGCGGACGATCTCGGACACCGGCCGCGGTGCCCTCGCCGAGCTGCGCAGGCTGCTGGACCTGCTGCGGGGCGAGGGCGCCAGCGGTGAGCCGCGGGTACCGCAGCCGGACGCGGCCACCCTCGCCGAGCTGGCCGAGCGGGTCCGGGCGGCGGGGGTGCCGGTGCGCCTGGACGTCGAGGGCGAGCTGGGTGACCTGCCGGCGGGGGTGTCCCTCGGGGTCTACCGGATCGTGCAGGAATCGCTGACCAACACGCTGAAGCACGCCGGCCCCGGTGCGTCCGCCACGGTGCGGGTGCGCCAGGACGCGGAGGCGGTGGATGTCGAGGTGGCCGACGACGGCGGGGACCGCGGCGCGCTGGTGGCGGCCGGGGAGGGTGCCGAAGTACCCGGCGGGAACGGGCTGATCGGCATGCGGGAGCGGGCACACGTCTTCGGCGGCACCCTCGAGGTGGGGCCGGGGCCCGGCGGGGGCTGGCGGGTTCGGGCGAGCCTGCCGGTTAGGTTGTCCTCGTGATCCGTGTCGTGCTGGTGGACGACCAGGAGCTGATGCGCGTCGGCTTCCGGATGGTGCTCGGCGCGCAGCCGGACATCGACGTGGTCGGCGAGGCCGCCGACGGGAAGGAAGCGGTGCGGCTGGCCGAGCGGGAGCGGCCGGATGTGGTGCTGATGGACGTGCGGATGCCGGTGCTGGACGGGGTGGAGGCGACCAAGCGGATCGTGGCGGCCGGTACCTCGCGGGTACTGGTGATGACCACCTTCGACCTGGATGAGTACGTCTACTCGGCGCTGCAGGGCGGGGCGAGCGGCTTCCTGCTCAAGGACACCCCACCGGATCACCTGGTGACGGCGCTGCGCGCGGTGGCGAGCGGGGATGCCGTGGTGTCGCCGAGCGTGACCAGGCGGCTGCTGGACCGCTTCATCGGCAGCGGCGGGACCCCGCCGCGGGACCCCGCCGTGCTGGACGTGCTCACCGGACGCGAGCGCGAGGTGCTGGTGCTGATCGGCAAGGGCCTGTCCAACACCGAGATCGCGGACAAGCTGTTCCTCTCCGAGGCCACGGTGAAGACGCATGTCGGCCGGATACTGGCCAAGCTGGAGCTGCGCGACCGGGTGCAGGCCGTGGTGCTCACCTACGAGACCGGGCTGATCCGCCCCGGAGTGGACTGACTCCTCATCCCCGGGGTGGACCGGGTCCAGGTTCAGGGTCCGGTCAGGGTCATCACCGATCGTCTGGCACCCGCGAACCCGCCAAACTACTACCACGGACGGGTTCGAAGTTCGGTCTCCGGAATGACGCGCGCAGCGGACCGATCCGAAATCCTGGACACCGAGAGGGTTATTCAGAACGACCCAGCGACCGCGGGCCGCCAGGCCCATGGTCACCGCGGCGCGCAGCGCCACCGTGTGGGTGGTGGTGGGCGACGGGCGGGAGGTCGTTGCAGGTCACCGCACTGGCGAGGCGCATTGCAGACCTGAGTAACCCGACCGCGGAACAAGACACCGAGACCACGGGCAATCACGGGGGTGCTCGGCAGCACCCGAGGGAGGAACGAATGATCGAGGCAAGGGGCCTCACCAAGCGATACGGCAGCACGCTGGCGGTGAACGAGCTCTCGTTCGACGTCGCTGCCGGCCGGGTCACCGGCTTTCTCGGGCCGAACGGCGCCGGGAAGTCCACCACCATGCGCATGATGCTCGGCCTGGACAACCCCACCGCCGGCCAGGTCCGGATCGGTGGGAAGCGGTACCACGAGCTGCATCATCCACTGCGGACGGTCGGCGCGTTGCTCGACGCGAGGTGGGTGCACCCCAACCGGTCGGCACGGGCCCATCTGAGCTGGATGGCGAAGTCGAACCGGATCCCGGCCCGCAGGGTGGACGAGGTGCTCGAGGTCGTCGGGCTGACCTCGGTGGCGAACAAGCGGGCAGGCGGCTTCTCGCTCGGCATGTCGCAGCGGCTGGGGATCGCCTCCGCGCTGCTCGGCGACCCGGAGGTGCTGCTGTTCGACGAGCCGGTGAACGGCCTCGACCCGGAGGGCATCCTGTGGATCCGCCAGTTCATGCACCGGCTCGCCGACGAGGGCCGCACCGTCTTCGTGTCCAGCCACCTGCTGTCGGAGATGGCGCTGACCGCCTCCGAGCTGGTGGTGATCGGCAAGGGGCAGCTCATCTCGCAGAGCAGCACGGAGGAGTTCGTCGCCCGCGCCGCGGAGAACACGGTCAAGGTGCGCAGCCCGCAGCTCGCCCAGCTGCGCGGCGTGCTGCACCAGGCCGGTGCCGAGATCACCGACTCGGGCGAGGCGATCCTGGTGTCCGGAATGGACAGCGACAAGATCGGCGAGATCGCCGCGAACAGCGGGATCGTGCTGCACGAGCTGAGCCCGCAGCAGGGCTCACTCGAGCAGGCCTTCATGCAGATCACCGGCGACTCGGTCGAGTACCACACCGGCCTGGAAACCGAAGTCGCGGACGTACTGGCCGAAACGAGCGAGCCGCTCGCACCGGCCTCCCGGTGACCACCACCACACATTACTGAGGATTTGAGACAAGACCATGACCTTGCTCGCCGTTGAACGCATCAAGCTGTTCACCACGCGGTCGCCGTGGTGGTGTGCCCTGCTCACGCTGCTCATCACCATCGGCTTCGCCGCGCTCATCGCAGGCACCACCGACTCCGGCGTCGGCACGGTCGCCAGCACCCAGTTCGGTTACAGCTTCGGCCTCGCGGTGATCATGGTGCTCGCCGCGCTCGCGGTGACCACCGAGTACCGCTTCGGCACCATCCGCACCACCTTCCAGGCCGTGCCCAACCGCACCTCGGTACTTCTGGCCAAGGCCGGGGTGGTGGGCCTGCTGGCGCTGGTGATCGGGGAAATCGCCGCGTTCGGCTCGCTGGGGATCTCGATGATCATCCAGCCGGAGGCCGACATGGCGCTGAACAGCACCGCCGAGTGGATCAACGTGGTCGGGATCGGGCCGATCTACGCGCTGACCGCGATCATCGGCATGTCGGTCGGCCTGCTGATCCGGCACAGCGCCGGGGCGATCTCGCTGCTGCTGATCTACACCCTCGCGGTGGAGTCGCTGGTGGGACTGATCCCGAACGTCGGCGCCGACATCCAGAAGTGGATGCCGTTCCACGTGGCGGAGAAGTTCCTCACCGGCGACGGCGCCACCCGCAGCGGCATGGGCGGGCCGCCGCTGTCAACCTCGCCACTCAGCCCCGGCTGGGCACTGGCCTACTTCGCGGGGTTCGCCCTGCTGATGCTGGTCATCGGCATCGGCACGGCCAGGAAGCGGGACGCCTGAGCTTCCGCAGCACGAGCTGAAGACCACCACAGGGGAACACCCGGCTCCGCCGCGTATTTCGGGGCGCGACGGCTGCCGGATTCGGGGATAGGACCCGGGTCGCCTTCGGGGGGCGGCCCGGGTCTCTCGTGCGTGCAGCGGTCTCTCGTGGGCGTGCAGCGGAACGGCCGCAACCATATCCGCAAGGTCACTACGGGTTTGCTTGATGTAACGATCGGGTGGCGGTCCGCGATATCCTGGTCAGAGCGTGCACTACCGCGTGACGGCGCATTAAAGCCACGTTAAGTCGTTGTGGGCTTACCCACTAGCAGCGGACGAAGTGCCGTCGAGCGGACGACATTCGACATCAGATCCGTCACGGACTCTACGGAGGTGACCCTTGACGGTGGAGATCAGCGCAAGTGTCGACAGTGCTGTTGACCAGGTTGAGAACGCAACCGATACCAGCATTCCGGCCGCACCCCGCCCGCCCAGGCTCGAGGCCATGCCCGAACTGGAGTGGTCCCAGGCCATCGAACTGCCCCGGGTGGTCGCGGGGGCCACCAAGCCCTCCGACATCCGGCGCGCCTGGATTCACCGTGCCGCGGAAGAGCACGTGCTCGCGCTGTACCGGGTGGCGTGCCAGGCGGGCGGGCCGGTGCCCGCGCCGTGGTGGTTACGCGCCCTGGCCGCGGGTGAGCTGCCCAGCAGGGAGTACGGCTTCCGGGTCGAGGACCGGATCGCGCAGTTGCTCGGCAGGAGGCCGGGCTGGGAGTACGTCCCGTGGTCCATGGACGGTGAGTCCGGCTACTGGGAGTTCATGCCGTCCGAGGGCGGCAAGACCGGGCACCGGATCCCCACCACGGTGCTGACCACGGACCGGCACCCCGGGTGGATCGACGTGCTTCCCGCGCACAGCCAGGGCACACCGGACCCGATCACCGTCGCCGGGCTGGCCGGCCTGCGGTCCCGGCTCGGCGAGTTCGAGGCGGTGCGCTGACCGGCCCCGCCTCGTCGGCGTGGCCCGGCTATCGTGCGAGCCCGTGGACAGCGAGCAGCAGCCGCGGATGCGCAGCGTGGTCAGCTACGTACGGCGTGGCGGGCGGATGACGGTGGGTCAGGAACGGGCCTGGGAACGGAACTGGCCGGCCATGGGCCGGTCGGTGGACGAGCTGGAACCCGGGCCGGTGGACTTCACGGGCTGGTTCGGCCGGTCCGCCCCGCTGCTGCTGGAGATCGGTTCCGGGATGGGCGAGACGACCGCGGAGCTGGCCGCCGCGGCGCCGGAGGTGAACTACCTCGCGGTCGAGGTCTACCAGGCCGGGCTCGGGCAGCTCATGCTGCGCGCGGAGAAGCTCGGTGTGCGGAACCTGCGGCTGTTCCTCGGGGACGCGGTCGTCCTGCTCACCGAGCACGTGCCACCCGACTCGCTGGCCGGGGTCCGGATCTTCTTCCCCGACCCGTGGCCGAAGAAGAAGCACCACAAGCGCAGGCTGGTCCAGCCGGAGTTCGTGGCGCTGATGACCTCCCGGCTCGCCGCGGGCGGCACCCTGCACCTGGCGACCGACTGGGAGAACTACGCGGAGCAGATGCTCGAGCTGTGCACGGCCGAGCCGCAGCTACGTAACCGGTTCCCGGACTGGGCGCCCCGGCCGGAATGGCGGCCGGTGACCAAGTTCGAGAACCGGGCGCGAGAGGAGGGCCGGGTCAGCCGGGACCTGATCTTCGAACGGGTCGATCACACCGGTAGCTGAGCGGTGCGCGCCGGCCGCACCCGCTCGCCCAGCGCGGGCCGGTCGACCTGGCGAACCGGCCGCCGCTCGTTCAGCTCCACCAGCAGCGGCGCGAGCGCGAGCAGCAGCAGTACCAGCAGGCCGATGGCGCTTCCCACCGTCACGAGCAGTTGCATGATTTCCTCCTGGAGTCACCGGTGGCCGCACCACGCGGCCGACTGACCCCAGTTTCCAGCGAAAGCGCAGGTCAGCGGATCGGTCGAGTGGCCGGTGCCCCCTGGCCGACCGGCCGGAAAGCGACCGCCCGATCGGCCGATGGAAGCCGTCGACACTCCGGCCCTCCCCCGACGAAGGGCCGGAGTGTCGACGGCGAGCGGGGCGCTACTCCTCGGCAAGCGGCTCGGCACGCACCCGGTTCAGTGCCGGGCGGCACACCGAGGCGGCCAGCGTGGCCACCCCGGCGCCGAGCACCACCGGGGCCAGCACCCACGGGCTGAGCACGATCGATCCGTAGTCGAACAGGCTGAACAACCCGAGCCCGACGAGTACCCCGACCAGGCCCGCGCCAACCGTGGCGACCAGCGCGGGCAGTGCGGCCTCGGTGCGCAGCGCCCGCGCCAGCACCCGCACCGGTGTGCCGGCGGCGATCAGCGCACCGAAGGTCCGCCGCCGGTCCATGACCGAGCCCGCGGTGGCGATGGCGGCACTGCACCCGGCCAGTACCGCGGCCGCGACCAGCCCGATCACCGTCACCCTGCGCAGGTCGGCCAGCTGGGTCTGCTGCCCGGCCAGCCGGAGCTCGCGGCTGTACACCTGCTCGCCGCCCGCGGCCGCGACCAGCGCGGTGCGCACGACCTCCCGGTTCTGCCGCGTGGTCGGCACCGCCACGGTGACGTCCTGCGGGACGAACCCCGCTGGCAGCACCGCCGGGTCGATGAGCACCGAACCGGAGATGTCCGCGTCCCCCGCGGACACCGGGCGCACCGGGGTGCCCTCGGGCAGCGGTGTGCCCCCCTCCGCCGGGTCCGGGGCGTCCCACTGGCCGACCGCCAGCCCTTCGGTTTCCATCCGGTAGTCGCTGTAGATCCCGGGGGTCCCTGCGCAGGCGCCACCGAACTCGAACCGGGTCAGCTTCTCGGCCGCGGCGCAGCTCAGCACCAGCGCCGGCTGGCCTGCCCCGGACTCGTTGGTGAGCACCACCCTGCCGGCGCCGACGGCGCGTTCGGACTGGCCGTAACGGGCCAGCTCCGCGTTGGCCGTGCCGAGCACCTGCGCGGCGCGGTCCGCCGTGGTGTCCAGGTAGAGCACGGAGTCGTGGAAGGAGCGGCCGCCGCCCGCCTGCGCCTCGAAGCTGGGCAGCAGGGTCAGCGCCATGGAGCCCACGAACACCGCCAGTACCACCCCGGCCGAGGCGCGGTAGGCGCCCTTCGGATCATCCCGCAGCCGCCTGCCCGCCAGCAGCGCGGCCGGCCTGCGCCAGGACCGCACGAAGATCCCGCCGACCGCCGAGGTGATCCACGGGCCGACGATCGCGGCCGAGCCGACGATCATGGCGAGCCCGGCCAGCAGCAGCAACTGGGCCAGCTCCGGATCGAAGGACGAGCCGGAGACGACGACGTAGCAGAAGAACAGCCCGGCCACCGGCAACGCGAGCAGCCGCCACCAGTGCAGCGGTTTGCGCCCGTGCGCGCCCGCCGCGCCGAGCGGGGTCCGCAGCACCCTGCGCAACCCGAGCACCGCCGCCGCCAGCACCAGCAGCGGGATGGCCAGCACGATCGCCACGGTGAACGCGGTCGGCGTGGTGAAATCGTCGGCCTGCCAGGTCCCGCCGTCCCACGGCACCGTGGTGGCCAGCGAGCGCAGGCCGGGACCGGCCGCGAACCCCAGCAGGGCACCCCCGACCGAGGCGAACGCGATCTCGGCCGCCACCATCGAGGTCACCTGGCCAGGGGTGGCGCCCGCCAGCCGCAGCGCGGCGAGGCGTCGCTCCCTGCGTGCCGCGGTGAGCCGGGCGGCCGAGGCGACCAGCACCAGGCTGGGCACCAGCAGTACCACCACACCTACCCCGGCGAGCAGGCTCAGCAGCGGATCGGTGTCCGCGTCGCCGGACGGGAAGCCGGCCAGCCGCATCGCGTCCGCCGGCATGCCGTCCGGGGCGTGCCCGACCAGTGCGAGCAGTTGCTCGGGTGAGCGCAGCGCCTCGGCACCCAGCAGGCCGGCCGCGTCCCCGCCGAACCGGTCACCCAGCTCGGCGGCCGGGGTGTGGTCGATCCGCTGTGCCAGCTCGGGGGAGACCAGCACCTCGCCCGGTCCGGGCAGCCGCGGTATCCCCGGCGGTAGCCGCACGGCGGACGGGTCGGCCAGTGCCGCCACGTCCACCCTGGTGATCTCCTCGTCGCCGGTGTAGTCGGTGCTGCGCTGGTAGGCGAGCGTGGCGGCACCCTCGGACGGCAGGTAGCCGTGGCCGTCCTGCCACATCGCCCGCTCGGCGCGGGCCTGGGTGGCGAAGGGTAGGCCTACCAGCAGCAGCACCAGCGCGGTGGCCACCGCGACGCCGACCCCGGTGAGGATCGCCGAGGTGCGGGTCCGCCGGTCCACCCGCAGTACGCGTAGCGCCAGCCTGAAGCTATTCATGCTTCGACTCCTCCTCGCTGCGCTCCTCGGCCCGCGGACCGGACCTGCGATGCTCCCTCGTCGTCACCGAAGGTCATGCTTCGACTCCTCCTCGCCGCGCTCCTCGGCCCGCGGACCGGACCTGCGATGCTCCCTCGTCGTCACCGAAGGTCATGCTTCGACTCCTCCTCGCCGCGCTCCTCGGCCCGCGGACCGGACCTGCGATGCTCCCTCGTCGTCACCGACGGTCATGGCGCTGCCACCACCGCGTTGTCGATGAGCCCGTCCCGGATCGCCACGGTGCGCGGCACGGAGTCGGCCAGCTCGCGATCGTGCGTCACGATGATCACCGCGGCCCCGCTGTCCCGCGCCGCGGACAGCAGCGCGTCCATCGTGTCCCGGCCGGTGCGGGTGTCCAGCGCGCCGGTCGGCTCGTCGGCGAAGATGACCCGTGGCCGGTGGGTGAGTGCCCTGGCGATCGCCACCCGCTGCGCCTCACCGCCGGACAGCTCACCAGGGCGCTGCCGCTCCTTGCCGGACAACCCCAGCCTGCTCAGCCAGTCCCGCGCGGACCGCAGTGCCTCCCCGCGGCCGGTTCCGCCGAGCAGTAGCGGTAGCGCGACGTTCTCCTCGGCACTCAGCTCGGCGACCAGCATCCCGGACTGGAACACGAACCCGAACTCGGTGCGGCGCAGCTCGCTGCGCTTGGTCTCGCCGAGCCGGTCGACACGCGTGCCCGCGAGGTGGATCTCGCCCGCGTCGGCGCGCAGGATGCCGGCCAGCACGTGCAGCAGCGAGGTCTTGCCGGAGCCGGACGGACCGACGATCGCCACGGCGTCCCCCGGTTGGATGTCGATGTCCACCCCGGCCAAGGCGTGCTGCGTGCCGTACCGCTTGACCAGCCCCCGGCCGGAAAGCACCGGCGCCCCCTGCGGACCGGGCCTTTGTGTTGTCTGCACGAAACTCTTCCTTCCAGGTCTGTTGCCTGCGGAGCAGCCTCGCGCGGGAGCGGCACCGGGCACTTCGGACGGAAGGCCTGTGCCGGGCCGCTGCTCATCGGCCGATCGGCCGATGGCGGAGGGCTACCCGGCCAAGGTGCGGTTCGGCGCGATTGGCTTACCGTCACGGTGTGTCCCAGTCGTCCAACCGGCTCACCCGCCGGCTCACCGCCGCGTTGCAGTGGCTCGGGCTGCCCGGCAGCGTGCTGGCGGCCGCGCTGCTGTGCGACCTGGTGATCATCTTCTCCGCCGCGACCGACCATATCGGCCAG
Proteins encoded in this region:
- a CDS encoding ABC transporter permease → MNSFRLALRVLRVDRRTRTSAILTGVGVAVATALVLLLVGLPFATQARAERAMWQDGHGYLPSEGAATLAYQRSTDYTGDEEITRVDVAALADPSAVRLPPGIPRLPGPGEVLVSPELAQRIDHTPAAELGDRFGGDAAGLLGAEALRSPEQLLALVGHAPDGMPADAMRLAGFPSGDADTDPLLSLLAGVGVVVLLVPSLVLVASAARLTAARRERRLAALRLAGATPGQVTSMVAAEIAFASVGGALLGFAAGPGLRSLATTVPWDGGTWQADDFTTPTAFTVAIVLAIPLLVLAAAVLGLRRVLRTPLGAAGAHGRKPLHWWRLLALPVAGLFFCYVVVSGSSFDPELAQLLLLAGLAMIVGSAAIVGPWITSAVGGIFVRSWRRPAALLAGRRLRDDPKGAYRASAGVVLAVFVGSMALTLLPSFEAQAGGGRSFHDSVLYLDTTADRAAQVLGTANAELARYGQSERAVGAGRVVLTNESGAGQPALVLSCAAAEKLTRFEFGGACAGTPGIYSDYRMETEGLAVGQWDAPDPAEGGTPLPEGTPVRPVSAGDADISGSVLIDPAVLPAGFVPQDVTVAVPTTRQNREVVRTALVAAAGGEQVYSRELRLAGQQTQLADLRRVTVIGLVAAAVLAGCSAAIATAGSVMDRRRTFGALIAAGTPVRVLARALRTEAALPALVATVGAGLVGVLVGLGLFSLFDYGSIVLSPWVLAPVVLGAGVATLAASVCRPALNRVRAEPLAEE
- a CDS encoding ABC transporter permease, which codes for MTLLAVERIKLFTTRSPWWCALLTLLITIGFAALIAGTTDSGVGTVASTQFGYSFGLAVIMVLAALAVTTEYRFGTIRTTFQAVPNRTSVLLAKAGVVGLLALVIGEIAAFGSLGISMIIQPEADMALNSTAEWINVVGIGPIYALTAIIGMSVGLLIRHSAGAISLLLIYTLAVESLVGLIPNVGADIQKWMPFHVAEKFLTGDGATRSGMGGPPLSTSPLSPGWALAYFAGFALLMLVIGIGTARKRDA
- a CDS encoding sensor histidine kinase; its protein translation is MRAHPMVGDSLLAAALLSIDVLIFFFEDLPMPPWYLALPADVLVVLPLVVRRRHPLWSAYLVLAFSVLHSELRLGLGAVFCGAIAIYTAVVYAGRKPGALYVVVFVLANVAQAAIGQGTDWVPNTITSTLIFVLCWVLGEYVGARRAYHAELEARLHLLETERGQAARIAVAEERGRIARELHDVVAHAVSVIVVQADGASYMIRSNPELAERAVRTISDTGRGALAELRRLLDLLRGEGASGEPRVPQPDAATLAELAERVRAAGVPVRLDVEGELGDLPAGVSLGVYRIVQESLTNTLKHAGPGASATVRVRQDAEAVDVEVADDGGDRGALVAAGEGAEVPGGNGLIGMRERAHVFGGTLEVGPGPGGGWRVRASLPVRLSS
- the trmB gene encoding tRNA (guanosine(46)-N7)-methyltransferase TrmB, producing MDSEQQPRMRSVVSYVRRGGRMTVGQERAWERNWPAMGRSVDELEPGPVDFTGWFGRSAPLLLEIGSGMGETTAELAAAAPEVNYLAVEVYQAGLGQLMLRAEKLGVRNLRLFLGDAVVLLTEHVPPDSLAGVRIFFPDPWPKKKHHKRRLVQPEFVALMTSRLAAGGTLHLATDWENYAEQMLELCTAEPQLRNRFPDWAPRPEWRPVTKFENRAREEGRVSRDLIFERVDHTGS
- a CDS encoding ABC transporter ATP-binding protein, with protein sequence MQTTQRPGPQGAPVLSGRGLVKRYGTQHALAGVDIDIQPGDAVAIVGPSGSGKTSLLHVLAGILRADAGEIHLAGTRVDRLGETKRSELRRTEFGFVFQSGMLVAELSAEENVALPLLLGGTGRGEALRSARDWLSRLGLSGKERQRPGELSGGEAQRVAIARALTHRPRVIFADEPTGALDTRTGRDTMDALLSAARDSGAAVIIVTHDRELADSVPRTVAIRDGLIDNAVVAAP
- a CDS encoding response regulator, which encodes MIRVVLVDDQELMRVGFRMVLGAQPDIDVVGEAADGKEAVRLAERERPDVVLMDVRMPVLDGVEATKRIVAAGTSRVLVMTTFDLDEYVYSALQGGASGFLLKDTPPDHLVTALRAVASGDAVVSPSVTRRLLDRFIGSGGTPPRDPAVLDVLTGREREVLVLIGKGLSNTEIADKLFLSEATVKTHVGRILAKLELRDRVQAVVLTYETGLIRPGVD
- a CDS encoding ABC transporter ATP-binding protein; the encoded protein is MIEARGLTKRYGSTLAVNELSFDVAAGRVTGFLGPNGAGKSTTMRMMLGLDNPTAGQVRIGGKRYHELHHPLRTVGALLDARWVHPNRSARAHLSWMAKSNRIPARRVDEVLEVVGLTSVANKRAGGFSLGMSQRLGIASALLGDPEVLLFDEPVNGLDPEGILWIRQFMHRLADEGRTVFVSSHLLSEMALTASELVVIGKGQLISQSSTEEFVARAAENTVKVRSPQLAQLRGVLHQAGAEITDSGEAILVSGMDSDKIGEIAANSGIVLHELSPQQGSLEQAFMQITGDSVEYHTGLETEVADVLAETSEPLAPASR